The following DNA comes from Bacteroidetes bacterium SB0662_bin_6.
GCAATACCCCGTTCGGATACAGATTTCCTTGCGCCTTTTCGAGGCGGGCGCGCACCAGGTCCTGTTTTTTCTTTTCGGCCCGCACAGCCTTTGCCCGCAACCGGGCCAGTTCGGTCGTCAACGCTTTTTGGGTGGCGTCGGCGGCCTTCGCCAGCGTACCGTCCACTTCCCGGAGCGGCGCCCGCACCTGATCGACCACCCCGCCCAGAAGCCGGGCGGCCTCGTCGAACGCCTCCTCGATATCCCCTTGCATCGAGTCCACCACGACGCGGTGAAAAAGCCGGTCCGCATCTCCCGCGAAATCCCCCACGGCGAGCCCGTACGTATCCAGCACCTTCGCTACATGCGGTTCGAGGAAGGTGGCGCCAGCACGGGGATAGATAAGCGGCATGGGAAGGCCCGCCCATTCGTACAGGGGATGGCACTGCGCAAAGTAGGCGATCTCGCCCGGCCCGCCCACATACAGCGCCGTGGGAAGCAGAAGGTCCTGCATCAAAGGGCGAAGCACCACATTCGGGCTGAAGGATTCCGGAGCGCGCTGCAACAACTCCAGGGCTTCCGCCCGCGTCATGCGCCGGCCCGTACCGCGCTCGACAAAATCCTCGCCATCCAGATCAAGCGGAATGCGCCCCTGTTCGTTCAGCAGAAAAAGATTGGCCGGACGCACGAACACCTGCTCATGGTACGTCTGTCCCAGTTCATCCGAAACGCGGCGTACGAGTGCGGCAGCGGTCTCGGCTTCCTCGATTTCCCGTGCGAAGAGGGGCGCGGCCAGCCGTTTCAGGGCCGCGTCGTCGGGATTGATGATCACCAGACAGGGAAACAGTGCCCGGAGCATCCGGGCGAAACCTTCGGAGAGCGTTGCGCCGGCGCCGTATGCTTGCCGGACCATACGCAGCACATCCCCCTTGAAATCCGTATCGGGAAGAAGCCCCTCCAAGCGGTCCGTAATCCCGTTACCCGGCCGTATGCGTCCCGCCGGCCCCGGAAGGCCGGCTTCATCGGCCTGCAAGCGCAACTCGACGGGCCGGTTGCTTTGCAGTGCAACGACCCTCGAAATCTCGTCCACATCGTGGTCTTCGCCCCCCAGCCAGAACACCGGCACGATGCGCCGCCCGGTTTCTTCGGCAAGCCGGTCGGCCAGCTGGATGGCGGAAAGCGCCTTCAGAATGGTATAGATCGGCCCCGTAAACAGGCCCACCTGCTGGCCGGTTACCACCGCTGCGGTATCCGGCTCCCGCAGCGCCTCGATGCCGGCGCGCGCCGCTTCCCCGTCTCCCCAGGTCGCATGCTGCCGCAACAGCGCATCGGCCAGTGCATCCCGGTCCCGGTCGAATGCGGCGGCCCGTTCGACGGCGCTTGCCCGTTCCCCGGAGCGGCTCCAGTCGCCCGCGAAATAGTCCGAAAGGGCTTCGTAGTTCGTGCAGTAATCCCGGAAAAGCGCCGAAAACCCGTGCAGGTCGGTAAACGGAATACGCGCTACGGACGCCTGCATATCGGTGGACGAAAGATGGGAACGGCGTAACCCGATATACGGCGCCGCGCTAATTCTGCTGACGCTCGCTCTGAAGCCGTTTGATTTCGTCGCGAAGTTCGGCAGCCTTCTCGTAATTCTCTTCCTGGACGGCCGCATCGAGCTGGTGCTCCATCCGCTCCAGTTGCGTCATGGCGACAGGGGCCGGTTCCTTCTCCTGGCGTATGCTGGCGTCCTGCATTACATCGGGGGCCACATAAATGGGAGCATCCATGCGCACGGCAAGCGCCACGGCATCGCTCGGACGGGAATCGAGATGGGCGGTCTTCCCGTTATGGGTATAGCATATCTTGGCGAAGAACGTACCCTCTCTGAGCTCGTCGATGACGACTTCGGTCACTTCGGCCTTCACCGCCTCCAGCGAATCACGCAACAGATCGTGCGTCATGGGCCGCGGCGGCTGAATCTTTTCCATTTCGAGAGCAATGGCCTGCGCCTCGAATGCGCCGATGATAATGGGAAGCCTGCGATCCCCCGCCACCTCGCCCAGAACAAGAGCATAGGCGGCACCCCCACTCGAAGGAGTGGTGGAAAGCCCGATGATATCTACCTTTACGTATTTCATACCGACAGCGCACGTTTTAACGCCGTGATAAATGCCTTGTTCTCGACTTCCGTTCCGGCGTTTACGCGAAGAAAACCCTGTAACTCAGGGTATCCGGACATGGAACGAACAAGCACGCCTTCCTGAAGAAAACGCTCTTTCAGGTCCGCTGCGTCCTGCGGCGTTCGGAATAGTACGAAATTCGTTTGGGACGGTACCACTTCCACGTCTTCCATTACTGCAAGAGCAGCAGTAATCGCAATACAGTCCTGTCGAATACGACGGGCGCGCTCCTCGATCACGTCCGGGTACGCGGTGAGCAGGATATGCGCCGCCGCGGAGGCCAGCGGATCGATCATGAACGGCATCCTCGCCTTGCGCAGCTCCTGCAGCACATCGGGATGGGCTATAAGAAAACCGAGGCGCAGCCCGGCAAGCCCGCACGCCTTGGAAAAGGTGCGAAGCAGAATGAGGTTGGGGCGTTCGTCCATAAGCCGGAGCGCACTCCCCTCGTCCGAAAATTCCAGATACGCTTCGTCGACGACCACGAATCCCTCCGAGGCGTCGGCAACCGCCGCAATCTCGTCGAGCGTCATCGCGAGCCCGGTGGGATTGTTGGGCGTCGCAAGCACAATGAGCGACGGGCGGCGCTCCTTCGCCGCCTTGACCAGCGCATCCGTATCGAAGCGAAAATCTTCGCGGCAGGGGATTTCGAGAAGATCGCCGTCGTGGAGAAGCGCCAGCTTCGCATACAGAGAAAACATGGGACGCGGCAGGACCACCGGCGTACCGCGCTCGATCAGCGCCAGAGCCAGCAGCCCGGCAAGGTCGTTGGAGCCATTTCCTGTTATGACCTGATCGGGATCGCATCCGGCATACGCTGCGAACGTCCGGGTCAGCCGCTCCGAAAATTCGTCCGGATACCGGTTGAACGGAATACGCGCAAACTCCCGGAGCACCTCCTCCTTGATCTCGGGCGGGAGATCGTACGGGCTCTCGTTCTGGTTCAGTTTTACGGTGGTCTCCTCGGGAAGGCCTACCAGATACGGGCGCCGGTCGCGGACAGCCGGACGAATGCGGCGTACGAGCTCATCCATGCGGATCTGCCTGTTCATCCTCTTGCCTGTTCGAGGCGCTGTGTGTAGAAATATCTCCTGTCAATCGGGCCTCCACGGCACGGGCATGCGCCTCCAGCCCCTCCGCTCTCGCAAACGCGGCGATGCGTGCACCGGTTCTTGCCAGCCGCGCTTCCGTCCATGCAATGACGGACTGCCGGCGCAGAAAGTCCTCCACGCCCAGCGCCGACGCATACCGGGCGGTGCCGCCGGTAGGAAGCACATGGTTCGGACCGGCAAAATAATCACCTACCGGCTCCGGCGAGAAGGGCCCCATAAAGACAGCGCCCGCATGCCGGATCCGGGGAAGCAGCGCTTCGGGATCCCGCACAAGCAATTCAAGGTGCTCGGGTGCCAGTTCGTTGACTGCTTCCACCGCCTGATCCAGCGTATCGGTCACGATGCAGGCGCCGTAATCGGTAAGCGAAGCCTCGACGATCGCCCGCCGCGGCAAGGTTGCCGTCATCGCAGCGGCATGGCCGCGTACGGCTTCCGCCAATTCTGCATCCGGAGTCACCAGCACCGCGGAGGCCCGGGGGTCGTGTTCGGCTTGCGCAAGCAGATCGGCCGCCGCAAAACGCGGATCAGCCTCCGAGTCGGCCAGCACGACGATTTCGCTCGGCCCGGCCACCGAATCGATATCCACCATGCCGTAGACCTGCTTCTTGGCCGTCGCCACATAGGCGTTGCCGGGGCCTGTGATCTTGTCGACGCGCGGCACGGTCTCCGTCCCGAAAGCAAACATGGCAATAGCCTGGGCTCCCCCCGCTGCGAATACGTGATCGACGCCGAGAACATGGGCCGCCGCGAGCACAAGCGGGTGCGGCAACCCGTCCGGCCCGGGCGGCGATGCGAGGTACAGATGCTCTACGCCCGCAACCTGCGCCGGAATGACATTCATCAGCACACTGGACGGATACGCCGCCGTGCCGCCGGGGACGTACACCCCCGCCCTTTCGATCGGTACGTACCGCTGCCCCAGTCCGGCGCCGTCTTCTTCCGTATCGAACCAGGACGCCCGAAGTTGCTTCTCATGGAACCGCCGGATGTTGTCTGCGGCTTCGACAAGGATACCGCGCAGCGCATCATCCAAACGGGCATGGGCCTCGGCAAGACGAGCAACATCCACGCGCAAGGAAGCGGAACGCACCCCATCGAACCGTTCCGTATAATCGAGGACCGCCGCATCGCCCCGCGAACGGACTTCCTCCACGATACGACGTACCGCCTCATCGATCCGGTCGCCGAACAAGGCGCTGCGACCGAAAAGGCGTTCCAGTTTTTCCCGGCGCTCGCAAAAAGGTACGACAGGAAGCATGATGAGAAGAGAAAGGTTGCGTAAGGACTCAGCGTGCGGCGACCGAACAGCGCCGCCTGCCGGGGCCCCGTGCCCGTAACAGCAAAAGCCCTGCCGGTTCGAGCGACAGGGCTTTCCATGCAAGACCGTCTCCGCCCGTATTAGCGGCGGTTCGTGCCTTCCGAGGAATGATCCCGGTCGTTGATACTGGTAAGCTCCGGCAGATTACGGAATTCGTATCCCGGGAGCCGCTCGTCGACCACATGCTTCACGACATCGTGCAGCGCCGTGATGAACTTGCCGAAATCCTCCTTGTAGAGGAAGATCTTATGCTTTTCGTGTCGGGTTTCTGAAACGCGTTTGCTCTCCGTAATGGTTACGAAGAAATCCTCGCCCGACCGGGTCGTCTTGACATCGAAGTAATAGGTTCGTTTCCCTGCGGGGACTCGCCTCGAATAGATTTCATCGCGGTGCGAATACATATCTACCTGGCCGTCCCGTCCAATCAACTCGTCGTTCGTCACGTGCTCAGCGTACGTTTGTTTATAGGATATCGATGGTGATCAATGGGGCCGGCGGTACAACACACAACAGCACAACCCCCTGCATACGGCATTCACCTTGCGGAAAATCCGACCGCAAAATATAACGATCTTGTGAACCCGGAGACAATTTTTTGTGTTCCCGCGTCCGGCATGGCTACGCTTGCCGATCCGTTTCACGTGCAAGATCAAACACCACACGGCGCGCCAGATCGAAAGGATACCCCCGGCGCACGAGATAATCGCAAACCTTCTTTTTTCGCTTCATGGGATCCGGCTCTCCCGACAGTCGCTCCCACCACGTTCTCCCCACCTCCACCGCACGGTCCGCAAGGGCATCCTGCTCAACGAACACGGCGTCCAGTGCAGCCTCCAGTACGGCAGGCGCCACACCCTTCCGCAGCAGATCGGCGCGCACGCGTACGGGGCCATGCCCTTCCTGACGGAACCGGCGTTCGGCAAACGCCTCCGCAAATGCCCGATCGTCGAGCAGGCCCGACGCACGCAGGCCCCCGACCACTTCATCTGCGATTTCTTCAGAATATGTCTTGCGCAACCGGCGTCGGACCTCCGCAGCCGTCCGGTCCCGGTAGGCCATATAACGCAACGCGAGCACTCGCGCCTTGAGCACAAGGTCCTGCCGGACCATCCGCACCTGCTCCTCGACGCCGAGCGATTTTCCTTTCGCCAGTCCGAATTCGAGGACCACATCCTGGTGCAGAGAGAAGGCAAACCGGCCGTCAATATGCACGGAAACGCGCTCGGGGGATTTGTCCAGCGCCCGCAGCAACGTAATGCTTCCCGACCGGAATTCGATATCCTGCGTCATGGCCGGTCTGAATCACTGCGGCGACGGAAACGCTCCACCCGTCCTGTCCACCTGCACATGAACCGAATCGACGGAGACTGCCGCAAAGATGCCGATCCCCCCTTGCACGCCGGAAACAGGTTCGCGCTGGTCGGGATCGTCCCTGCTCGCGGCAAACCGGGCATAATCCGGCCCGGATCGCACCAGCGAAACGCGCAGGCCATGTTCCGGCAACGGATCGCCTTCCTCAGGTACGCTGACGGCATACACCCCGGTCCAGGTCTTGCGTTCCGCGCTGATTTCCTGCGTTTGCTCTCTGAACACCTCGTCGGAACGAAGAAACAGATCCACAATGGGAGAAGAAAACGTGGTGAAAGGCTGCAACTGCGCCCGCACCCAGGACTCTTCCTGAAAAAATCCCGCCTCCGGCGCAGCCCATTCGATCGTGGCCTCGATCGGATATATGTACCCGGTGTAGGCGCCGGTCGCCAGAGTGTCCGACAACGCCAGGGAGTCGAGCAGCACCGCCGAAACGGGTTCCTCCGGGATTTCGAACGATACGGCAAGGATTTCTATTTCGGGCGGAACGACGCCATTCGCCTCAACCACGGCATCCCTCCAGACCGCGCTGAATGAGAACACGTCGCCGGCAGCCGCAACCCCGGCGCCGTTTCCCTCGGGCAGATATCGGCCCGACTGCCCCGGATCCGGCGTATACCGGACCAACTTATCCCCCAGCCTCATCTCCACAGCAGCGTCCGAAACGGCGGCTTGCGCAGCATCGTAGGGCTGCCGGGGCGACAAGGTCCGGTGTACGAACACAGGTTGGAGAGGCTGCCCGGAATTGAGGAATCCTTCCACCACGACCTGCGCCTCGTCAACCGGAGCCACCGTATCGCACCCCGCCGCTGCAAAGCATGCGCACAGCATGCCTGCAAACACCAGCCTCACGCTATGGATCGCCTGCGGCTTCATAATTGCATCCTGATTTCGAACAGGGGCAGGATGGGCAGACCGCGGCGGTTCTGCACCTCCATACCCTGCTCCGAAGGAAGGTACTGCCGCGCTGTTACATTGCGCCGATTGGTCACGTTGTACAGGTGCAGACGGGCAAGCCAGAACGCGCCCAGCACCCGGAAGCTGCGCTCCGCGGCTATGTCCATCCGGAAATAGGGCGGCAATCGCCCGTTGTTCAGAAACGGACGGTACAAATACCGGGTCGTTTCGTCGAGCGGATCGCCTATGGCGTACTGCGCCACAGGCACCGTCGTCGGGTAGCCGCTGCGCGCCTCCAGAATGGAGGTTACCCGCCATTTCCCGATTTCCCGGGCAACGAGAGCCCCAAAAGATCGGGGCACGTCATATCGGGACGGCCGGAACGAGGTTTCTCCCAACGCCTCCGAGCGTGTC
Coding sequences within:
- a CDS encoding DUF3276 family protein, translating into MYSHRDEIYSRRVPAGKRTYYFDVKTTRSGEDFFVTITESKRVSETRHEKHKIFLYKEDFGKFITALHDVVKHVVDERLPGYEFRNLPELTSINDRDHSSEGTNRR
- the hisC gene encoding histidinol-phosphate transaminase → MNRQIRMDELVRRIRPAVRDRRPYLVGLPEETTVKLNQNESPYDLPPEIKEEVLREFARIPFNRYPDEFSERLTRTFAAYAGCDPDQVITGNGSNDLAGLLALALIERGTPVVLPRPMFSLYAKLALLHDGDLLEIPCREDFRFDTDALVKAAKERRPSLIVLATPNNPTGLAMTLDEIAAVADASEGFVVVDEAYLEFSDEGSALRLMDERPNLILLRTFSKACGLAGLRLGFLIAHPDVLQELRKARMPFMIDPLASAAAHILLTAYPDVIEERARRIRQDCIAITAALAVMEDVEVVPSQTNFVLFRTPQDAADLKERFLQEGVLVRSMSGYPELQGFLRVNAGTEVENKAFITALKRALSV
- a CDS encoding DUF4249 family protein is translated as MKPQAIHSVRLVFAGMLCACFAAAGCDTVAPVDEAQVVVEGFLNSGQPLQPVFVHRTLSPRQPYDAAQAAVSDAAVEMRLGDKLVRYTPDPGQSGRYLPEGNGAGVAAAGDVFSFSAVWRDAVVEANGVVPPEIEILAVSFEIPEEPVSAVLLDSLALSDTLATGAYTGYIYPIEATIEWAAPEAGFFQEESWVRAQLQPFTTFSSPIVDLFLRSDEVFREQTQEISAERKTWTGVYAVSVPEEGDPLPEHGLRVSLVRSGPDYARFAASRDDPDQREPVSGVQGGIGIFAAVSVDSVHVQVDRTGGAFPSPQ
- the hisD gene encoding histidinol dehydrogenase: MLPVVPFCERREKLERLFGRSALFGDRIDEAVRRIVEEVRSRGDAAVLDYTERFDGVRSASLRVDVARLAEAHARLDDALRGILVEAADNIRRFHEKQLRASWFDTEEDGAGLGQRYVPIERAGVYVPGGTAAYPSSVLMNVIPAQVAGVEHLYLASPPGPDGLPHPLVLAAAHVLGVDHVFAAGGAQAIAMFAFGTETVPRVDKITGPGNAYVATAKKQVYGMVDIDSVAGPSEIVVLADSEADPRFAAADLLAQAEHDPRASAVLVTPDAELAEAVRGHAAAMTATLPRRAIVEASLTDYGACIVTDTLDQAVEAVNELAPEHLELLVRDPEALLPRIRHAGAVFMGPFSPEPVGDYFAGPNHVLPTGGTARYASALGVEDFLRRQSVIAWTEARLARTGARIAAFARAEGLEAHARAVEARLTGDISTHSASNRQEDEQADPHG
- a CDS encoding recombinase RecX — translated: MTQDIEFRSGSITLLRALDKSPERVSVHIDGRFAFSLHQDVVLEFGLAKGKSLGVEEQVRMVRQDLVLKARVLALRYMAYRDRTAAEVRRRLRKTYSEEIADEVVGGLRASGLLDDRAFAEAFAERRFRQEGHGPVRVRADLLRKGVAPAVLEAALDAVFVEQDALADRAVEVGRTWWERLSGEPDPMKRKKKVCDYLVRRGYPFDLARRVVFDLARETDRQA
- a CDS encoding bifunctional nuclease family protein; the encoded protein is MKYVKVDIIGLSTTPSSGGAAYALVLGEVAGDRRLPIIIGAFEAQAIALEMEKIQPPRPMTHDLLRDSLEAVKAEVTEVVIDELREGTFFAKICYTHNGKTAHLDSRPSDAVALAVRMDAPIYVAPDVMQDASIRQEKEPAPVAMTQLERMEHQLDAAVQEENYEKAAELRDEIKRLQSERQQN
- the bshC gene encoding bacillithiol biosynthesis cysteine-adding enzyme BshC; its protein translation is MRPSRKRITRRLPNFATKSNGFRASVSRISAAPYIGLRRSHLSSTDMQASVARIPFTDLHGFSALFRDYCTNYEALSDYFAGDWSRSGERASAVERAAAFDRDRDALADALLRQHATWGDGEAARAGIEALREPDTAAVVTGQQVGLFTGPIYTILKALSAIQLADRLAEETGRRIVPVFWLGGEDHDVDEISRVVALQSNRPVELRLQADEAGLPGPAGRIRPGNGITDRLEGLLPDTDFKGDVLRMVRQAYGAGATLSEGFARMLRALFPCLVIINPDDAALKRLAAPLFAREIEEAETAAALVRRVSDELGQTYHEQVFVRPANLFLLNEQGRIPLDLDGEDFVERGTGRRMTRAEALELLQRAPESFSPNVVLRPLMQDLLLPTALYVGGPGEIAYFAQCHPLYEWAGLPMPLIYPRAGATFLEPHVAKVLDTYGLAVGDFAGDADRLFHRVVVDSMQGDIEEAFDEAARLLGGVVDQVRAPLREVDGTLAKAADATQKALTTELARLRAKAVRAEKKKQDLVRARLEKAQGNLYPNGVLQERELSVLHFLNKYGMGFVDLLRETLDTDTAEHQVVRLQGGG